The following proteins are encoded in a genomic region of Ovis canadensis isolate MfBH-ARS-UI-01 breed Bighorn chromosome 12, ARS-UI_OviCan_v2, whole genome shotgun sequence:
- the SRP9 gene encoding signal recognition particle 9 kDa protein yields the protein MPQYQTWEEFSRAAEKLYLADPMKARVVLKYRHSDGSLCIKVTDDLVCLVYRTDQAQDVKKIEKFHSQLMRLMVAKESRSVAMETD from the exons ATGCCGCAGTACCAGACTTGGGAGGAGTTCAGTCGCGCAGCGGAGAAACTCTACCTCGCCGACCCAATGAAG gcCCGTGTGGTTCTCAAATATAGGCATTCTGATGGGAGTTTGTGTATTAAAGTAACAGATGATTTAGTT TGTTTGGTGTATAGAACAGACCAAGCTCAAGATGTAAAGAAGATTGAGAAATTCCACAGTCAACTAATGCGACTTATGGTGGCCAAGGAATCCCGCAGTGTTGCCATGGAAACGGACTGA